A genomic region of Arachis stenosperma cultivar V10309 chromosome 9, arast.V10309.gnm1.PFL2, whole genome shotgun sequence contains the following coding sequences:
- the LOC130949901 gene encoding uncharacterized protein LOC130949901 has translation MELMQLRQGSIPVAEYTNKFEELCKFSRVCQGDLETFESWRCIKYQRGLKNSIMTVVAPMEIRVFSDLVNKARVVEEYAKTVAVSKDTHRGSSSRGHGQSLKRRGYAPQGHRGFRRNNQNQFQYAKGRGNQSKNFPDLTCVRCGRFYPYDSCKIGFGGYFHCGLPGHIARDCTHGRNWNANQSQHQGRVFAMDAKDAPKVDPLMRGICLIGDKSLVALYDTGALHSFISFTKVEELGLKVSELPFVLHVHTPHQIVMTSGKECQGYILLTANASGDTQGLDQILVVRDFLKVFPEDIPEFPPQREIEFAIELVLGAEPVSIAPYRMAPKELAELKV, from the exons ATGGAGCTAATGCAGCTGAGGCAAGGTTCTATACCTGTGGCTGAGTACACCAACAAGTTCGAAGAGCTTTGTAAGTTTTCTCGGGTGTGTCAAGGTGACCTGGAGACCTTCGAGAGCTGGAGGTGTATTAAGTACCAGCGCGGTTTGAAAAATAGCATTATGACTGTTGTGGCTCCTATGGAGATTCGTGTCTTCTCTGACTTGGTAAACAAAGCAAGGGTAGTGGAGGAGTATGCCAAGACCGTGGCGGTATCCAAGGACACTCATAGAGGGAGCTCTAGTCGTGGGCATG GACAAAGCCTCAAAAGGAGAGGATATGCACCTCAAGGCCATAGGGGTTTCAGAAGGAATAATCAGAATCAGTTTCAGTATGCTAAGGGGAGAGGAAATCAGAGTAAGAATTTCCCGGACTTGACTTGTGTGCGTTGTGGTCGTTTCTACCCTTATGACTCATGCAAGATTGGTTTTGGTGGTTATTTCCATTGTGGGTTACCTGGCCACATTGCGAGGGATTGCACTCATGGGAGGAATTGGAATGCGAACCAGAGTCAACATCAAGGTCGAGTCTTTGCTATGGATGCCAAGGATGCCCCCAAGGTGGATCCGTTGATGAGAGGTATATGTCTAATTGGTGATAAGTCCTTAGTTGCATTATATGACACTGGAGCTTTGCATTCGTTTATCTCGTTTACTAAAGTTGAGGAATTAGGTTTGAAAGTGTCAGAGTTACCTTTTGTTCTGCATGTACATACTCCACATCAGATAGTTATGACTAG TGGGAAAGAGTGCCAGGGTTACATCTTGTTAACTGCTAATGCTTCGGGCGATACCCAAGGCTTAGACCAGATTTTGGTGGTTAGGGATTTTCTGAAGGTGTTTCCGGAAGATATTCCTGAATTTCCACCTCAAAGAGAGATTGAGTTTGCGATTGAATTGGTGCTGGGAGCCGAACCAGTGTCGATTGCACCGTATAGGATGGCTCCGAAGGAACTGGCCGAGTTAAAGGTTTAG